One stretch of Pradoshia sp. D12 DNA includes these proteins:
- a CDS encoding MarR family winged helix-turn-helix transcriptional regulator, producing the protein MERYQQLFHELSMVHKPYIDQLNEILGRYALNRPQWTIMYILFNYGPHTLVEISKYQSIEKPAITRTVNSLEQQGYIQSFSSSDKRKKNIQLTAKGEKQYKVVRSEIDEFQIGKLIGITTDEQEQFLNILERIKQNFNE; encoded by the coding sequence ATGGAAAGATATCAACAGTTATTTCACGAGTTGTCTATGGTGCATAAACCTTATATTGACCAGTTAAATGAAATTCTAGGTAGATATGCTTTGAACAGACCACAATGGACAATTATGTATATCCTTTTTAATTATGGGCCACATACCCTTGTTGAGATATCTAAATATCAAAGTATCGAAAAGCCAGCGATAACCCGCACAGTCAACAGCCTCGAGCAGCAAGGGTATATTCAGTCATTTTCAAGCTCAGATAAAAGGAAGAAAAATATTCAACTGACTGCTAAAGGAGAGAAACAATATAAAGTTGTAAGAAGTGAGATTGATGAATTTCAGATTGGAAAGTTAATAGGTATTACGACAGATGAACAAGAACAATTCCTAAATATCCTAGAAAGGATTAAGCAAAATTTTAATGAGTAA
- a CDS encoding MFS transporter, giving the protein MQTERAKLWTKDFIIVSTINFLLTLVFYLLMVSISVYAVEQFSASTSEAGLVTGIFIIGALIGRLLTGRIIDKYGRKRILLFGLIVFTLTTILYFGINSLSFLMVNRLLHGIGLGIASTATGTIVAQIIPAERRGEGVGYFSLSATLATAIGPFLGIYLKQHTTFEVIFSFCIALGAVSFLTAFLLKIQNEQSHTSVESENNRVKLSSFIEPKAIPIAIVMMLGALCYSSVLSFITFYSEEIQLVEAASFFFVVYAAAVLVSRPFTGRLLDLKGSNIIMYPCLLVFALGLLLLSYANNGFILLLAGAIIGLGFGNIQSTTQAIAVKVTPPHRIGLATATFFIFLDVGFGIGPYVLGMIIPFTGYRNLYLIMSILVLALIVVYYFMHGKKDSLEMRNKLIKLEQTKSN; this is encoded by the coding sequence ATGCAAACGGAACGAGCAAAATTATGGACAAAAGATTTTATCATTGTATCCACCATTAATTTTTTATTAACACTTGTTTTTTATTTATTAATGGTGTCAATTTCGGTCTATGCTGTTGAACAATTTAGTGCTTCAACGAGTGAAGCAGGACTGGTTACCGGAATTTTTATTATTGGAGCACTTATTGGCCGACTTCTGACAGGTAGAATTATCGATAAATACGGCAGAAAAAGAATATTATTATTCGGACTTATCGTTTTTACATTAACAACTATTTTATATTTTGGGATTAATAGCTTGTCTTTTTTGATGGTTAACCGCTTATTACATGGAATCGGATTAGGAATTGCAAGTACGGCTACCGGTACCATTGTAGCGCAAATCATACCAGCAGAACGACGTGGTGAAGGCGTTGGATATTTTAGCCTTAGTGCCACTCTTGCTACTGCGATTGGTCCTTTTTTAGGTATTTATTTAAAACAGCATACAACATTTGAAGTCATTTTCAGCTTTTGTATAGCATTGGGAGCTGTTAGCTTTTTAACTGCCTTTCTATTAAAAATACAAAATGAACAATCTCACACTTCTGTTGAATCAGAAAACAATAGAGTTAAGCTTTCCAGTTTTATTGAACCAAAGGCTATCCCCATTGCTATCGTTATGATGCTGGGAGCCCTATGCTATTCAAGCGTCTTATCATTTATTACTTTCTATTCAGAAGAGATTCAATTAGTTGAAGCAGCAAGTTTCTTTTTTGTCGTTTATGCAGCAGCGGTTTTAGTGTCAAGACCTTTTACTGGCCGCTTGTTAGACTTAAAAGGATCTAATATTATTATGTACCCCTGCTTACTTGTATTTGCCCTTGGACTTCTTCTATTAAGCTATGCTAATAACGGATTTATTTTGCTTTTAGCCGGCGCAATTATTGGACTCGGTTTTGGGAATATCCAATCTACAACTCAGGCTATTGCCGTAAAAGTGACTCCTCCTCACCGAATCGGTTTAGCAACAGCAACCTTTTTTATCTTTTTGGATGTAGGCTTCGGAATTGGCCCATATGTACTTGGAATGATTATTCCTTTCACAGGCTATCGAAATCTCTATCTAATCATGTCGATTCTCGTATTGGCATTAATCGTAGTCTATTATTTTATGCATGGAAAAAAGGATTCTTTAGAGATGCGCAATAAATTAATAAAGCTAGAGCAAACAAAATCAAATTAA
- a CDS encoding ABC transporter ATP-binding protein, whose product MRKLFRYLAPYKLPIVFIFALVFIQSLSELFLPTLMSDIIDKGVINQNIPYIWKIGGFMLLVAAVGTLCSITASYFSAKVSMSFGKNLRSRVFSHVENFSLHEFEQVGTASLITRTTNDITQVQLVLNMILRMMIMAPLMAIGGIIMAFSKDPELSWVIILAIPVLVGVILFVIWKGVPLFKLVQRRLDAVNRVIRENLTGVRVIRSFNRINFEKERFKKANKDLRDTTIKVNKLMATLMPLMMLIMNYTTIAVVWFGAIRIDHGDMQVGDLMAFIQYAMQIMFSMVMLSMMFVMIPRASASAARINEVLAIKPTIKDEPIKHEAKPTKTGYLEFKNVTFSYPGAEEPALKGLSFSAGPGEVTAIIGGTGSGKSTLLKLIPRFYEPTEGSIYLNGINIKELELVDLRNRIGLVPQKAVLFTGTVKENILYGNENASDEEVIHAAKVAQAYDFVSNMKEGFDSPISQGGTNISGGQKQRLSIARALVRKPEIYMFDDSFSALDFKTDAKLRKALKSETTEGTVLLVAQRVSTVMDADRIIVLDEGNVMGIGTHEELLKSCETYQEIVKSQLSEEEIA is encoded by the coding sequence TTGAGGAAATTGTTTCGCTATTTAGCACCGTATAAATTACCGATTGTTTTTATATTCGCATTGGTATTTATACAGTCATTATCAGAATTATTCTTACCCACATTGATGTCTGACATCATCGACAAAGGTGTCATTAATCAGAACATACCATACATATGGAAAATTGGCGGATTTATGCTTTTGGTTGCTGCAGTTGGTACGCTTTGCTCTATTACGGCAAGTTACTTCAGCGCCAAAGTATCCATGTCATTTGGCAAAAATCTTCGCTCCAGAGTATTCTCCCATGTTGAGAATTTTTCACTTCATGAATTTGAACAAGTTGGTACTGCTTCCTTAATTACAAGAACAACCAATGATATAACACAGGTACAATTGGTCCTTAACATGATCCTTAGAATGATGATAATGGCACCTTTAATGGCTATTGGTGGCATTATTATGGCCTTTTCAAAAGATCCCGAACTATCCTGGGTTATCATCCTTGCGATTCCGGTCTTAGTGGGCGTTATTCTTTTTGTCATCTGGAAAGGCGTCCCTCTATTTAAACTGGTTCAACGCAGATTGGATGCTGTAAACCGTGTCATTCGCGAAAATTTGACTGGTGTCCGTGTCATTCGTTCCTTTAATCGGATCAATTTTGAAAAGGAACGTTTTAAGAAGGCCAACAAAGACTTAAGAGACACTACTATCAAAGTGAATAAATTAATGGCTACACTTATGCCGCTCATGATGCTGATTATGAACTATACAACCATTGCGGTTGTTTGGTTTGGTGCAATCAGGATTGATCATGGAGATATGCAGGTCGGTGATTTAATGGCCTTTATTCAATATGCCATGCAAATTATGTTCTCCATGGTTATGCTTTCCATGATGTTTGTCATGATTCCTCGTGCTTCTGCTTCCGCAGCTCGTATTAATGAAGTATTGGCGATTAAGCCCACTATTAAAGATGAGCCAATTAAACATGAAGCTAAACCAACTAAAACTGGCTACCTGGAATTTAAGAATGTTACATTCAGCTATCCAGGTGCCGAAGAACCTGCCTTAAAAGGCCTTTCATTTAGCGCTGGTCCTGGTGAGGTTACAGCCATTATCGGCGGAACTGGTTCTGGGAAATCAACATTATTAAAGCTGATTCCTCGTTTTTATGAACCGACTGAAGGCAGTATTTATCTAAATGGAATCAATATTAAGGAACTGGAATTAGTGGATTTACGTAACCGAATTGGTCTAGTTCCTCAGAAAGCTGTTTTATTCACCGGTACCGTAAAGGAAAATATCCTCTACGGAAATGAGAATGCCAGTGATGAGGAAGTCATCCATGCTGCAAAAGTCGCACAAGCCTATGATTTTGTTTCTAATATGAAGGAAGGCTTTGACTCTCCTATTTCTCAGGGCGGTACAAATATTTCCGGAGGACAAAAGCAACGTCTGTCCATTGCGAGAGCCTTGGTTCGAAAACCGGAAATCTATATGTTTGATGACAGCTTTTCTGCACTGGATTTCAAAACGGACGCTAAGCTGCGGAAAGCTTTAAAAAGTGAAACCACGGAAGGAACGGTTTTATTGGTTGCCCAACGTGTATCTACGGTTATGGATGCCGATCGTATCATTGTATTGGATGAAGGAAATGTTATGGGAATTGGTACACATGAAGAATTACTAAAATCATGTGAAACCTATCAAGAAATTGTGAAGTCACAGCTTTCTGAGGAGGAGATTGCATGA
- a CDS encoding MarR family winged helix-turn-helix transcriptional regulator, with protein MTVNKDRSVEKLIRAFTQFDKLDWEKKTIKGYKPSEIRVLTCIKEKTQHITEIKVSEISKQLNVKMPSVTPILNKLEQHNLITRRIDKNDRRVVLVTLTCEGDSVADAALAKLHQTFTLLEEYIGLDDSKELTRLLTKVYEFFNENQY; from the coding sequence ATGACAGTTAACAAAGACCGATCAGTTGAAAAATTGATCAGGGCTTTTACACAGTTTGACAAATTGGATTGGGAAAAGAAAACAATAAAAGGATATAAACCAAGTGAAATAAGAGTTTTGACATGTATCAAAGAAAAAACTCAACATATTACCGAGATTAAGGTATCCGAGATCAGCAAGCAGTTAAATGTTAAAATGCCATCTGTTACCCCCATTTTAAATAAGCTGGAACAGCATAACCTAATTACCCGCAGAATTGATAAAAATGATCGCAGGGTGGTACTGGTTACATTAACATGTGAGGGAGATTCTGTAGCAGATGCAGCACTTGCTAAATTACATCAAACTTTTACCCTTCTAGAGGAATATATCGGATTAGATGATAGTAAGGAACTCACCCGATTATTAACCAAAGTGTATGAGTTTTTTAATGAAAATCAGTATTAA
- a CDS encoding NCS2 family permease, with translation MLDKFFSISQNGSTVKTEVLAGITTFFTMVYIVIVNPAILSASGIPFNQVFIATIISAVIGTLIMGLYAKYPIAVAPGMGINAYFTSVVATQGLSYQVVLGAVFIAGLLFMLLSFSNLREKIINSIPLSIKYGITSGIGLFIAFLGFKQAQIFVANESNLVGLGDLTAPVPLLTIAGLFITLILMVRKVPGALFIGMIITAIIGYFTGMLDITAKQLLPSLPEGIAFFDLDLGGVFTNSLYAVVFSFLLVTIFDTTGTMVAVSEQAGLLKDGKFPRAKQAFLGDSIATTVGAAFGTSPSTAYVESSTGVAAGGRTGLTAVVVAILFSLALFFSPFIGAISNLASITAPVLIIVGCFMMEGISKIRWSEFDEAFTAFVIILAMPLTSSISTGIAFGFIIYPILKLVGGKAKEVPPLVYIFGVLFLIQLVFLGGH, from the coding sequence TTGTTAGACAAATTTTTCTCAATTAGCCAAAACGGGTCTACTGTTAAAACGGAAGTTTTAGCTGGTATAACTACTTTCTTTACAATGGTGTACATTGTAATAGTTAACCCGGCAATCCTTTCCGCTTCAGGAATTCCCTTTAATCAGGTATTTATTGCTACCATTATCTCGGCAGTAATTGGTACTTTAATTATGGGCTTGTATGCAAAATACCCAATCGCCGTTGCGCCAGGTATGGGAATAAACGCTTACTTTACGAGTGTTGTTGCGACACAAGGACTTAGCTATCAAGTGGTTTTAGGCGCAGTATTTATCGCCGGACTTTTATTTATGTTATTAAGTTTTAGTAATTTACGTGAAAAGATCATTAATTCCATCCCTCTTTCTATTAAATATGGAATTACATCCGGTATTGGTTTATTCATAGCGTTTCTTGGTTTTAAACAAGCACAAATCTTTGTCGCAAACGAAAGCAATCTTGTTGGTTTAGGTGATTTAACTGCTCCTGTTCCATTATTAACAATTGCCGGTTTATTCATTACCCTTATTCTTATGGTAAGAAAAGTACCTGGTGCTTTGTTTATTGGAATGATTATTACAGCAATTATTGGCTATTTTACAGGCATGCTGGACATTACAGCCAAGCAATTACTCCCTTCACTTCCAGAAGGAATAGCATTTTTTGATTTAGATCTCGGTGGTGTATTCACTAACAGCTTATACGCCGTTGTATTTTCATTCCTACTCGTAACGATTTTTGACACAACAGGTACAATGGTGGCTGTATCCGAACAGGCCGGATTATTAAAAGACGGTAAGTTTCCTAGGGCAAAGCAAGCTTTCCTTGGTGATTCTATCGCTACTACTGTTGGTGCTGCTTTTGGTACAAGTCCTTCAACAGCATATGTAGAATCAAGTACAGGTGTTGCTGCCGGTGGTCGTACTGGTTTAACAGCAGTAGTTGTTGCTATATTGTTCAGCTTAGCATTATTCTTCTCACCATTTATTGGAGCCATCTCAAACTTAGCTTCCATTACAGCTCCTGTTTTAATTATTGTTGGGTGCTTTATGATGGAAGGTATATCAAAGATTAGATGGTCTGAGTTTGATGAAGCTTTTACAGCATTTGTTATTATCCTTGCGATGCCTTTAACTTCAAGTATCTCTACTGGAATCGCATTTGGATTTATTATTTATCCAATCTTGAAATTAGTTGGTGGCAAAGCGAAAGAAGTTCCACCTCTTGTTTACATCTTTGGTGTACTATTCCTTATTCAATTGGTCTTCTTAGGAGGACATTAA
- a CDS encoding sensor histidine kinase has protein sequence MTKNWLTVKRFTILSNILMFLIFTGIVLLQNINRVNDYAKHRINEVLPNFYLVETHLAEYGLQEDFLNDKFGKLPGAYEYMMILDNDSSYQNIAYNQTSKNINIYEGKDKKYLPIIKWLLGQSREDIYVKDGLSDKKIKVEFYEVNGSVIAEIEHAIHTEAFNGQLYTKINLSVLLIEDFKEILITNGYLYLIIFIFFFLFQALLFETIFKPLSKMTNHYKLKNKFNITPHFMNDYMLREMEELNNVTNSSVEKMLAVTDETHAFLEEIVHEVRNPAHNIKNTIEYLEDLIETDTLPEIKEGLFHIKNESSNIDSLLKGIKLSHELYYLGGNPPDSWIEPKSCIEPLMAAYMRNYPSYTFIFNDNVSKTTKIWIDEYSFELVMQNLLSNAVKYSTKESTIFVGIRENKLDNTINIDVTNTGSSIHYSNINKIFDKYVRLSMAKQITSGSGIGLWIVKRVSEIYDVNIDVNSTNQSATFSLKFKHIKQENIEE, from the coding sequence ATGACTAAAAATTGGCTTACTGTTAAACGGTTTACCATTTTATCCAATATTCTCATGTTCTTGATATTTACAGGCATAGTCTTACTGCAAAATATTAATCGGGTAAACGATTATGCAAAACATCGAATCAATGAAGTATTGCCGAACTTCTATTTGGTTGAAACTCATTTAGCTGAATACGGTTTACAGGAAGACTTTCTAAATGATAAATTCGGTAAGCTACCTGGTGCTTATGAGTATATGATGATTTTGGATAATGACTCAAGTTATCAAAATATTGCTTATAACCAAACATCAAAGAATATCAATATTTATGAAGGAAAAGATAAAAAATATTTACCAATAATTAAGTGGTTATTAGGTCAGAGTCGAGAAGACATCTATGTAAAAGATGGTTTAAGTGATAAAAAAATTAAGGTTGAGTTTTATGAAGTTAATGGATCTGTAATAGCTGAAATTGAGCATGCCATTCATACGGAAGCATTCAATGGTCAGTTATATACGAAAATAAATCTCTCGGTTCTGCTTATTGAAGATTTTAAAGAAATACTCATCACGAATGGTTATTTATATTTGATTATATTCATTTTTTTCTTTTTGTTTCAGGCCTTATTATTTGAAACTATTTTTAAACCTTTATCGAAGATGACCAATCATTATAAGCTGAAAAACAAGTTTAATATTACACCCCATTTTATGAATGACTATATGTTAAGGGAAATGGAAGAGTTAAACAATGTTACCAATAGTAGTGTTGAAAAAATGCTCGCTGTAACCGACGAGACGCATGCTTTCCTAGAAGAGATTGTCCATGAGGTTCGGAATCCTGCTCATAATATTAAGAATACCATCGAATATTTGGAGGACCTGATTGAAACGGATACCCTTCCTGAGATAAAGGAAGGATTATTTCATATTAAAAATGAATCTAGTAATATAGATTCATTATTAAAGGGTATTAAACTATCGCATGAACTTTATTATTTAGGAGGAAATCCTCCAGATAGCTGGATAGAACCAAAAAGCTGTATTGAACCATTAATGGCTGCCTATATGAGGAATTACCCCTCCTACACATTTATTTTTAATGATAATGTAAGTAAAACCACCAAAATCTGGATTGATGAGTATTCATTTGAATTAGTCATGCAGAATTTATTGAGCAATGCAGTGAAATATTCTACAAAGGAATCAACCATTTTTGTGGGAATTAGAGAGAATAAGCTTGATAATACTATTAATATTGACGTAACCAACACTGGCTCATCTATCCATTATTCTAATATCAATAAGATCTTTGATAAGTATGTACGTCTAAGTATGGCTAAGCAGATAACGTCTGGATCGGGTATTGGGTTATGGATTGTTAAAAGGGTTTCTGAAATTTATGATGTGAATATTGATGTAAATAGTACAAATCAATCAGCAACCTTTTCGCTGAAGTTCAAGCATATTAAACAGGAAAATATTGAAGAATAG
- a CDS encoding ABC transporter ATP-binding protein has translation MKERKQKGSYKRFFRLLHATNPSYGRLGFALGLSIITTLIGLLIPLLTKELVDGFSMSSLSKSQILIIVLVFIAQAGLSAYATYALGYNGQKIIAGLRDLLWKKLIKLPVSYSDKYGSGEMISRLTNDTMVVKELITTHLVGAITGMISVIGSITILFIMNWKLTLLIFIVFPIAAMILIPIGRIMLNISKETQAETGRFTGVLNQVLPEIRLVKASNAEEIEYNRGMSGVNRLFALGLKEAKTQSLVSPIITLVLMAALVGIIGYGGMQVASGIITAGSLVAFILYIFQIIMPMGQITTFFTQLQRSMGATMRIIEILNEKEEDLLKGKELVKANVDIVLDDLSFGYAEESLILRHLNAKIEAGKVTAIVGPSGGGKTTLFKLLERFYEPSEGSIRIGEIPIGEYNLQSWRKHIGYVSQESPLLAGTIQDNICYGLEREVTSAELEQAAEMAHALEFIQQLPEGFQTDVGERGLKLSGGQRQRIAIARALLRNPSILMLDEATSSLDSQSEQIVQAALNKLMVGRTTIVIAHRLSTVVNADQLLFIEKGEITGRGTHEELMQTHKLYHEFATQQLKINENLKEKA, from the coding sequence ATGAAAGAAAGAAAACAGAAGGGGAGTTATAAACGCTTTTTTCGGTTATTGCATGCAACGAACCCTTCATATGGAAGACTTGGTTTTGCACTCGGTCTGAGTATTATTACTACCCTTATTGGGTTGCTCATTCCATTGTTAACAAAGGAATTGGTAGACGGCTTCAGTATGTCTTCATTATCTAAAAGTCAGATTCTCATAATTGTATTGGTGTTTATTGCTCAAGCTGGTTTAAGTGCATACGCGACCTATGCACTTGGATATAATGGTCAAAAAATCATTGCAGGCTTGCGGGATTTATTATGGAAAAAGTTGATTAAGCTGCCTGTATCGTACTCTGACAAATATGGTTCAGGGGAAATGATTAGCAGATTAACAAATGACACAATGGTCGTCAAAGAATTGATAACTACCCATTTAGTTGGGGCTATTACTGGAATGATTTCAGTTATTGGGTCTATAACGATATTATTTATCATGAACTGGAAATTAACCCTGTTAATATTTATTGTTTTCCCAATAGCAGCCATGATTTTAATACCAATTGGCCGAATTATGCTTAATATCTCGAAGGAGACCCAAGCTGAAACTGGTAGATTTACAGGGGTATTAAATCAGGTCCTACCTGAAATCCGCTTAGTCAAGGCATCCAATGCAGAAGAAATTGAATATAATAGGGGAATGTCAGGTGTAAACCGGTTGTTCGCTCTTGGTTTAAAAGAAGCGAAGACCCAGTCTCTTGTTTCACCAATTATCACATTAGTGCTAATGGCTGCTCTAGTAGGAATTATTGGGTATGGCGGTATGCAGGTAGCGAGCGGAATTATTACAGCAGGTTCGCTTGTAGCTTTTATTCTTTACATTTTTCAAATTATTATGCCTATGGGGCAAATTACGACATTTTTTACTCAATTGCAGCGTTCGATGGGAGCAACCATGAGAATAATTGAAATCCTGAATGAAAAAGAAGAGGATTTACTCAAAGGGAAAGAACTAGTAAAAGCAAATGTCGATATCGTTCTCGATGATTTATCATTTGGATATGCAGAGGAGTCTTTAATTCTTCGTCATTTAAATGCAAAGATTGAAGCGGGAAAAGTAACAGCGATTGTTGGACCAAGCGGTGGAGGGAAGACGACTCTGTTTAAATTGCTTGAACGCTTTTACGAACCAAGTGAGGGATCAATCAGGATAGGTGAAATTCCTATCGGTGAATACAATTTGCAATCGTGGCGGAAGCATATTGGGTATGTATCTCAAGAAAGCCCGCTGTTGGCAGGTACGATCCAGGATAATATATGTTATGGTTTGGAAAGGGAAGTCACCTCCGCTGAACTGGAGCAAGCAGCTGAAATGGCTCATGCACTTGAATTCATTCAGCAGCTTCCAGAAGGATTCCAAACGGATGTAGGGGAGAGGGGATTGAAGCTGTCAGGAGGACAGCGCCAACGAATTGCGATAGCAAGAGCGTTATTGAGAAATCCAAGTATTCTAATGCTAGACGAGGCCACATCAAGTTTAGACAGCCAGTCTGAACAAATCGTGCAGGCTGCATTAAATAAACTAATGGTAGGGAGGACGACAATCGTTATTGCCCATCGATTATCAACCGTCGTCAATGCCGATCAGTTGTTATTTATTGAAAAAGGTGAAATTACAGGTAGAGGAACACATGAAGAATTAATGCAAACTCACAAGCTCTACCATGAATTCGCAACACAGCAATTAAAAATTAATGAGAATTTAAAAGAGAAGGCATAA
- a CDS encoding response regulator transcription factor, with the protein MLILEDEPVARKVLRKRLELQGYTVDDFDDPEDAIIACDKVKYDLLIFDITIHGAIIDGLEAASIIRKKHNIPFVLVTGADSSDARLRGLQEGALLYFTKPFSYKELVLNIKNIMESTAVKNNSYYIHRGLKIEPLRGTITKEDGSVETLSKIPMQVYTYLLEHKNQVVSKQELWEKIWTEHGDMSDDIINTTINRIRRKIGKNSINTIKNVGYEIND; encoded by the coding sequence ATGTTAATTTTAGAAGATGAGCCTGTTGCGAGAAAAGTACTAAGGAAAAGGCTTGAATTACAAGGATATACAGTAGATGATTTTGACGATCCAGAGGATGCAATTATAGCTTGTGATAAAGTGAAATACGATTTATTAATTTTTGATATTACCATTCATGGTGCAATTATTGATGGTTTGGAAGCTGCTTCTATTATAAGGAAAAAACATAATATTCCCTTTGTCCTCGTTACCGGAGCAGATTCGTCAGATGCAAGATTGCGAGGATTACAGGAAGGTGCGCTTTTGTATTTTACAAAGCCTTTCAGCTACAAAGAACTTGTCCTTAACATAAAAAATATTATGGAAAGTACAGCAGTAAAAAATAATTCGTATTATATACATAGAGGATTAAAAATTGAGCCTCTTCGTGGTACGATTACGAAAGAAGATGGCAGTGTTGAAACGCTATCGAAAATTCCAATGCAGGTGTATACGTATTTATTAGAACATAAAAATCAAGTTGTCAGTAAACAAGAATTATGGGAAAAAATATGGACTGAGCATGGGGATATGAGTGATGACATTATTAATACAACGATAAATCGGATTAGACGAAAGATAGGTAAGAATAGCATTAATACGATTAAAAATGTTGGATATGAAATCAATGACTAA
- a CDS encoding aminopeptidase: protein MNNFEEKLDRYADLTVKKAANVQKDQIVFIISTIETAPFTRKLVKKAYEAGAKQVFVEWSDEEINRTKYLLAPDEAFTEFPSWMAASRNEMVERGATFITIVSQDPDLLNGIDSNRIANFQKAAGKALNNLREAMQSNKISWTVVAAAGEGWSKKIFPGQENSLDLLWDAIFSSVRVDQENVIQAWEEHLDTLISKADYLNNKKYKYIHYKAPGTDLRIELSEKHKWCAAGAKDSTGKEFVANMPTEEVFTIPLKNGVNGTVSSTKPLAYGGNVIDEFTLTFEEGRIVNAVTKKGNKILNHLINVDEGAKYLGEIALVPHHSPISESNILFYNTLFDENASNHLAIGAGYPFCLEGGEEMNIEQLHKYGVNISQVHEDFMIGSADMDIDGELPDGTREAIFRNGNWAF, encoded by the coding sequence ATGAATAATTTTGAAGAAAAATTAGATCGTTATGCTGACTTGACTGTTAAGAAAGCTGCTAATGTACAAAAGGATCAAATTGTATTCATCATATCCACTATTGAAACTGCACCATTTACACGTAAACTTGTTAAAAAAGCCTATGAAGCAGGTGCAAAGCAGGTTTTTGTGGAATGGAGTGATGAAGAAATTAACCGAACGAAATATTTGCTGGCACCTGACGAGGCATTTACTGAATTTCCTTCATGGATGGCTGCCTCCAGAAACGAAATGGTTGAAAGAGGTGCAACTTTTATAACGATTGTCTCTCAAGATCCGGATTTACTGAATGGGATCGACTCAAATCGGATCGCTAATTTTCAAAAGGCTGCAGGTAAGGCTCTCAATAATTTACGCGAAGCAATGCAGTCCAATAAGATCAGTTGGACAGTCGTTGCTGCTGCAGGTGAGGGTTGGTCCAAAAAAATATTCCCTGGACAAGAAAACAGCTTAGATTTACTTTGGGATGCCATCTTTTCTTCAGTCCGTGTTGATCAGGAAAATGTTATCCAAGCATGGGAGGAGCATCTTGATACATTAATCAGTAAAGCTGATTATTTAAATAACAAAAAATATAAATACATACACTATAAAGCACCTGGTACGGATTTAAGAATTGAACTTTCCGAGAAACATAAGTGGTGCGCAGCAGGAGCTAAAGACTCAACCGGCAAAGAATTCGTAGCCAATATGCCTACTGAAGAAGTATTTACGATTCCTTTAAAAAATGGAGTAAATGGCACGGTTTCAAGCACAAAACCGTTAGCTTATGGCGGCAATGTAATTGATGAATTTACGTTAACATTTGAAGAAGGAAGAATCGTAAATGCCGTGACAAAAAAAGGAAATAAAATTTTAAATCATCTTATCAATGTTGATGAAGGAGCTAAATACCTGGGTGAAATTGCGCTGGTACCTCACCATTCACCGATCTCTGAATCAAATATCTTATTCTATAATACGTTATTTGATGAAAATGCTTCTAACCACCTCGCCATTGGAGCTGGATATCCATTTTGCCTCGAAGGTGGAGAAGAAATGAATATCGAACAATTGCATAAGTATGGGGTAAATATCAGCCAAGTGCATGAGGACTTTATGATTGGTTCAGCTGATATGGACATTGATGGAGAATTGCCTGATGGTACACGTGAGGCCATATTCCGAAATGGGAATTGGGCGTTTTGA